A stretch of the Bordetella genomosp. 8 genome encodes the following:
- a CDS encoding ABC transporter substrate-binding protein has translation MPGFRRLALALGLALALPLAGGAVRAGTVTVITSFPKDLTQAYKTAFEKAHPGITLEFLNKNTVAGLAYVRETPVGQRPDVFWASAPDAFEVLNRDKLLEPAKDVTNPKVPDKIGSFPINDPGGMYYGQALAGYGIMYNTRYIKAHKLAPPRQWTDLLGPEWLGHVGITSPSRSGTMHLTVETVLQGEGWDKGWNTMLRMAGNSSAVTERSFGVPDGVNNGQFGAGPVIDFFGLSSKFSKFPVDFVYPTETAIVPANIALIAGAKNTAEAKEFIKFALGTAGQEVLLEPKISRLPVVPYSELKGKIPAGYPDPLELAKRSTVHFDVDLSQQRYYLVQSLFDQTITFRLKELQQATKAIHDAERKLGDKAKTGKAAELLGQARKLAWSPLVTAQQSGDAQFLKLFAGDKRDSAVNQKITQLEGEWNGKARTNYEEAARLAQQAASQ, from the coding sequence ATGCCCGGATTCCGTCGACTTGCGCTGGCCTTGGGGCTGGCACTCGCCCTTCCGCTCGCCGGAGGCGCCGTACGCGCCGGTACCGTCACCGTCATCACTTCCTTTCCGAAGGACCTGACCCAGGCCTACAAGACGGCGTTCGAGAAGGCCCATCCAGGCATCACGCTGGAATTTCTGAACAAGAACACCGTCGCCGGCCTTGCCTATGTGCGCGAAACCCCCGTGGGTCAGCGGCCCGACGTGTTTTGGGCCAGCGCGCCGGACGCCTTCGAGGTGCTCAATCGCGACAAGTTGCTGGAGCCCGCGAAAGACGTGACGAACCCCAAGGTGCCCGACAAGATCGGCAGCTTCCCCATCAACGACCCGGGCGGGATGTACTACGGGCAGGCGCTGGCCGGCTACGGCATCATGTACAACACGCGCTACATCAAGGCGCACAAGTTGGCGCCGCCCAGGCAATGGACCGACCTGCTGGGGCCCGAATGGCTGGGACACGTGGGAATCACGTCGCCATCGCGCTCCGGCACCATGCACCTGACGGTGGAAACCGTCCTGCAGGGCGAAGGCTGGGATAAGGGCTGGAACACCATGCTGCGCATGGCCGGCAACAGCAGCGCCGTGACCGAGCGGTCGTTCGGCGTGCCCGATGGCGTCAACAACGGCCAGTTCGGCGCGGGCCCGGTGATCGACTTCTTCGGCCTGTCCAGCAAATTCTCCAAGTTTCCCGTGGATTTCGTCTACCCGACCGAGACGGCCATCGTGCCGGCCAATATCGCGCTGATCGCGGGCGCCAAGAATACGGCCGAAGCGAAGGAATTCATCAAGTTCGCCCTGGGGACGGCCGGTCAGGAGGTGCTGCTGGAGCCCAAGATATCGCGCCTGCCTGTCGTCCCGTACAGCGAGCTCAAGGGCAAGATTCCCGCCGGCTATCCGGATCCCCTGGAACTCGCCAAGCGCAGTACCGTGCATTTCGACGTGGACCTGTCGCAGCAGCGGTATTACCTGGTGCAGTCGCTGTTCGACCAGACCATCACCTTCCGCCTGAAAGAATTGCAACAGGCGACCAAGGCGATCCATGATGCCGAGCGGAAGCTGGGCGACAAGGCGAAAACCGGCAAGGCGGCCGAGCTGCTGGGGCAGGCGCGCAAGCTCGCCTGGTCGCCGCTGGTGACGGCGCAACAGAGCGGCGACGCGCAATTCCTGAAGCTGTTCGCCGGCGACAAGCGCGATAGCGCCGTCAACCAGAAGATCACCCAGCTGGAAGGCGAGTGGAACGGCAAGGCGCGCACCAACTATGAAGAGGCGGCCAGACTCGCGCAGCAGGCGGCATCGCAGTAA
- a CDS encoding helix-turn-helix domain-containing protein, whose amino-acid sequence MKPVRRPSSRRKAIPNSALPLEQDTADAETPAHIALGERIRGLRQQAKLTLADVAERAGFGKAYLSRIENGQKVPPLATLTRIAEVLGVEAAGLLADHAPVHDWRGVSLVRRNERRPTVLGGTAFGYDYLSVSNATHGRALQPFLFTFPDQIDKYVFFEHDGEELIHILSGRVEWQIGMDKFMLEAGDTLHFDSRMPHRGRSLGGPATALVVMYAPPHGTGELA is encoded by the coding sequence ATGAAACCGGTTCGTCGACCATCGTCCCGCCGCAAAGCCATCCCGAACAGCGCTCTTCCGCTCGAGCAGGATACCGCTGACGCCGAAACCCCGGCGCACATCGCGCTGGGCGAACGCATCCGCGGCCTGCGCCAGCAAGCCAAGCTGACGTTGGCGGACGTGGCCGAACGAGCGGGCTTCGGCAAGGCCTATCTGTCGCGCATCGAAAACGGCCAGAAGGTCCCGCCGCTGGCCACCTTGACCCGCATCGCGGAAGTACTGGGGGTGGAGGCCGCCGGCCTGCTGGCCGACCATGCCCCGGTGCACGACTGGCGGGGCGTCAGCCTGGTACGCAGGAACGAACGGCGGCCCACGGTGCTGGGCGGCACCGCCTTCGGCTACGACTACCTGTCGGTGTCCAACGCCACGCATGGCCGGGCGCTGCAACCCTTTCTGTTCACGTTTCCCGACCAGATCGACAAGTACGTTTTCTTCGAGCACGACGGCGAGGAACTCATCCACATCCTGTCCGGCCGTGTCGAATGGCAGATCGGCATGGACAAGTTCATGCTGGAAGCCGGCGACACGCTGCATTTCGATTCCCGCATGCCGCATCGCGGACGCAGCCTGGGGGGCCCCGCCACCGCCCTGGTCGTGATGTACGCCCCACCCCACGGCACGGGCGAGCTCGCCTAG
- a CDS encoding ATP-binding cassette domain-containing protein — protein sequence MDTLLSVQGLRVGFRTAAGYADVLHDVSFDVAQGRTLCIVGESGSGKSITCQAILGLLARNGRRTAGSILFQGRDLATLSEGELRQVRGSGIGMVFQDPLGSLNPVHTVGKLLDETLALHTPLDRARRATRAVELLRMVGIPEPRQRLASYVHQFSGGMAQRVMIAMALACGPRLLIADEPTTALDVTIQAQILDLLNRLKAELGMAILFITHDLGVVAEMADDVLVMRHGRVVETAPAARLFTEPRAAYTRELLAAMPRLDTRAPVYQWREEWA from the coding sequence TTGGACACCCTGTTATCCGTGCAAGGCCTGCGCGTGGGCTTCCGCACCGCGGCAGGCTATGCCGACGTCCTGCATGACGTCAGCTTCGACGTCGCGCAGGGCCGCACGCTGTGCATCGTCGGCGAAAGCGGCAGTGGCAAGAGCATTACCTGCCAGGCCATCCTGGGCCTGTTGGCCCGCAACGGCCGCCGCACCGCCGGAAGCATCCTGTTCCAGGGCCGCGACCTGGCCACGCTGTCCGAAGGCGAACTGCGACAGGTGCGCGGCAGCGGCATCGGCATGGTGTTCCAGGACCCGCTGGGCTCGCTGAATCCGGTCCACACGGTGGGCAAGCTGCTGGATGAAACGCTGGCCCTGCATACGCCGCTGGACCGTGCCCGGCGGGCGACGCGCGCCGTCGAGCTGCTGCGCATGGTGGGCATTCCGGAACCGCGGCAGCGCCTGGCCTCGTACGTGCACCAGTTTTCCGGCGGCATGGCGCAACGCGTGATGATCGCGATGGCGCTGGCCTGCGGCCCCAGATTGCTGATCGCCGACGAGCCGACCACGGCCCTGGACGTCACCATCCAGGCCCAGATACTGGATCTTTTGAACCGGCTGAAGGCCGAGCTGGGCATGGCCATCCTGTTCATCACCCACGACCTGGGCGTGGTCGCCGAAATGGCCGACGATGTGCTGGTCATGCGCCACGGACGCGTGGTCGAGACCGCGCCCGCCGCGCGTCTATTCACCGAACCGCGCGCGGCCTACACGCGCGAACTGCTGGCCGCCATGCCGCGCCTGGATACCCGGGCGCCGGTTTACCAGTGGCGCGAGGAATGGGCATGA
- a CDS encoding MOSC domain-containing protein, with translation MTTWTGGRLLHIHIAPAASYEMEELQRAELIAGKGIVGDRYFLGTGTYSPKPDIREVTLFAAEVLDALARNDPPLQAGPIILKPEEHRRNLTVSGVPLDHLVGKRFRVGNTILRGGRMNFPCKYLEELLGMPLYLPLYNRSGLNCAIEQGGWIAPGDAIEPLD, from the coding sequence ATGACGACATGGACTGGCGGCCGCCTGTTGCACATTCATATCGCCCCCGCGGCTTCCTATGAAATGGAGGAACTGCAGCGGGCCGAGCTCATCGCGGGCAAAGGCATCGTCGGCGACCGGTATTTCCTGGGAACCGGCACCTACTCGCCCAAGCCCGACATACGCGAGGTGACGCTGTTCGCGGCGGAGGTACTGGACGCGCTGGCGCGCAACGACCCGCCCCTGCAGGCGGGCCCCATCATCCTCAAGCCGGAAGAACACCGCCGCAACCTGACGGTCAGCGGCGTCCCGCTGGATCATCTCGTAGGCAAGCGTTTCCGCGTGGGCAACACCATTCTGCGCGGCGGCCGCATGAACTTTCCTTGCAAGTATCTGGAAGAGCTGCTGGGCATGCCGCTATACCTGCCGCTGTACAACCGTTCCGGACTGAATTGCGCCATCGAACAAGGCGGCTGGATCGCACCCGGCGATGCGATCGAACCGCTGGATTGA
- a CDS encoding DJ-1/PfpI family protein — protein sequence MEVSFLLYPGVEPIDLAAIGVISMARRIIPEVSYQTLAVKEEAVTLANGLRVCPDRRVDDVGQLDVLLVPGGPGWRTAAADAETLAFIRRMQGTCTLASVCTGAMILAAAGVLDGRRATTKVQVVPPEQAPLQELAGAHPTVVAEHALLVDDGDVITGGGVTLCIDLVLYLLARRYGQPAADEVARIMEYSAAHAANRSRLPVVPAR from the coding sequence ATGGAAGTCAGTTTCTTGCTTTATCCCGGCGTCGAACCCATTGATCTGGCCGCGATCGGCGTGATTTCCATGGCCCGACGCATCATTCCCGAGGTGTCCTACCAGACGCTGGCGGTCAAGGAGGAGGCCGTCACCCTGGCGAACGGGTTGAGGGTCTGTCCGGATCGACGGGTCGACGACGTGGGGCAACTGGACGTGTTGCTCGTCCCCGGTGGCCCGGGCTGGCGGACGGCCGCGGCCGATGCCGAAACGCTCGCCTTCATCCGCCGCATGCAGGGAACATGCACATTGGCCTCGGTCTGCACCGGCGCCATGATCCTGGCCGCGGCCGGCGTGCTCGATGGCCGTCGCGCGACCACCAAGGTCCAGGTCGTGCCGCCCGAGCAGGCCCCGCTGCAAGAGCTGGCCGGCGCCCATCCCACCGTCGTCGCCGAACATGCCCTGTTGGTGGATGACGGCGACGTCATCACCGGCGGGGGCGTCACGCTCTGCATAGACCTGGTGCTGTATCTTCTGGCCCGACGCTACGGGCAGCCCGCCGCCGACGAGGTGGCCCGCATCATGGAATACAGCGCCGCACACGCCGCCAACCGGTCTCGATTGCCTGTCGTCCCGGCTCGCTAG
- a CDS encoding MurR/RpiR family transcriptional regulator produces the protein MRFEELVADKNDTLTGSDRKLVDVLLSDTTVGSFMPAHKIAERAGVHPSTAGRLARKLGFDSYRAMREAMVFELDASARVRKRIDNATGSTLLESVIAGEIAALGRLMEQVTQKEIAAATDALRRARRIIVIGESHAGSLAELFARRLKRSGYHAVGLSHADWQAADELISLTDKDLVFGMIFRHDSPGVALALKLARDTGAGSILLTDLTLPVEARLTITARRGEPGEFQSLTVPMAICNTLILELTRVDRGRSMEALARLEDLRISFEKAGGARRR, from the coding sequence ATGCGCTTCGAAGAACTCGTCGCCGACAAGAACGACACCCTCACCGGCTCCGACCGCAAGCTCGTGGACGTACTGCTTTCCGACACGACGGTGGGCAGCTTCATGCCCGCGCACAAGATCGCCGAACGGGCTGGCGTGCATCCGTCCACGGCCGGACGGCTGGCGCGCAAGCTGGGGTTCGACTCCTACCGCGCCATGCGCGAGGCCATGGTGTTCGAACTCGACGCGTCGGCGCGGGTGCGCAAGCGCATCGACAACGCCACCGGCAGCACGCTGCTTGAATCCGTCATAGCCGGCGAGATCGCCGCGCTCGGCCGCCTGATGGAACAGGTCACCCAGAAGGAAATCGCCGCCGCCACCGACGCCCTGCGCCGGGCACGCCGCATCATCGTGATCGGCGAAAGCCATGCCGGCAGCCTGGCCGAGCTCTTCGCACGCCGGCTCAAGCGTTCGGGCTACCACGCGGTGGGGCTGTCGCATGCCGACTGGCAGGCGGCCGACGAGCTCATCAGCCTGACGGACAAGGACCTGGTCTTCGGGATGATCTTTCGCCACGACAGCCCCGGCGTCGCGCTGGCGCTGAAGCTGGCCCGCGACACGGGAGCCGGCAGCATCCTGCTGACCGACCTGACGCTGCCCGTGGAAGCGCGGCTGACCATCACCGCCCGGCGTGGCGAACCCGGCGAATTCCAATCGCTGACGGTACCCATGGCGATCTGTAACACCTTGATCCTGGAGCTCACGCGAGTCGATCGCGGCCGTTCCATGGAAGCGCTGGCCAGGCTGGAAGACCTGCGGATCAGCTTCGAAAAGGCCGGCGGCGCCAGGCGCCGCTGA
- a CDS encoding ABC transporter ATP-binding protein — protein sequence MGMTARAPLLEVHELRRYFGASRSLTGRGGRAIQAVEDVSFHVRTGETLGLVGESGCGKSTTGRMIVGLDRPTRGAIRFKGQDLAALNDAQWRIKRREVQIIFQNPLAALDPRLPIARQIREPLDLHGIGPAGERDAAVDALMNAVSLPYALRDRYPHQISGGQAQRVVIARALALKPSLIVCDEPVSALDVSVQATVIALLEKLQHDHGIAYLFISHDLRVVRRLSHRVAVMYLGQIVEEGPTDALYERPLHPYTQALLSAIPDISATLQRTEGTAPDKPRIVLQGDPPSPAQPPDGCRFHTRCPYAQPRCAREMPALRPLEDGHTVRCHFAEQISAQHA from the coding sequence ATGGGCATGACGGCGCGCGCACCCCTGCTCGAAGTCCATGAACTGCGCCGCTACTTCGGCGCCTCGCGCTCGCTGACGGGTCGTGGCGGCCGCGCCATACAGGCCGTGGAAGACGTGTCCTTTCACGTACGTACCGGCGAAACGCTGGGCCTGGTCGGCGAAAGCGGCTGCGGCAAGTCCACCACCGGCCGCATGATCGTGGGCCTGGACCGCCCGACGCGCGGCGCCATCCGTTTCAAGGGCCAGGACCTGGCGGCCTTGAACGACGCGCAATGGCGGATCAAGCGGCGCGAAGTGCAGATCATCTTCCAGAATCCGCTGGCGGCGCTGGATCCGCGGCTGCCCATCGCCAGGCAGATACGCGAGCCCCTGGACCTCCACGGGATCGGCCCGGCCGGCGAACGCGACGCCGCGGTGGACGCCCTGATGAACGCGGTCTCGCTGCCTTACGCCCTGCGCGACCGCTACCCGCATCAGATCAGCGGCGGCCAGGCGCAGCGCGTGGTGATCGCGCGGGCGCTGGCGCTCAAGCCCAGCCTGATCGTCTGCGACGAGCCCGTCTCGGCGCTGGACGTATCCGTGCAAGCCACGGTGATCGCCCTGCTGGAAAAACTGCAGCATGACCACGGCATCGCCTACCTGTTCATTTCGCACGACCTGCGGGTGGTCAGGCGCCTGTCGCACCGCGTCGCGGTGATGTACCTGGGCCAGATCGTGGAAGAAGGCCCCACCGACGCGCTCTACGAGCGGCCGCTGCATCCCTACACCCAGGCACTGCTGTCGGCCATCCCCGACATCTCGGCCACCTTGCAGCGTACGGAGGGCACGGCGCCGGACAAGCCGCGCATCGTCCTGCAGGGCGACCCGCCCAGTCCCGCCCAGCCGCCCGACGGCTGCCGTTTCCATACCCGCTGCCCCTACGCGCAGCCGCGCTGCGCGCGGGAAATGCCGGCGTTGCGTCCTTTGGAGGACGGCCATACGGTGCGCTGCCATTTCGCGGAACAGATAAGTGCCCAGCATGCATAA
- a CDS encoding RidA family protein, which yields MTQPLPLQTADAPAAVGPYAQGVRLNDLVFCSGQLPIDPATGAVPDGVQAQTRQSLANVQAVLQAGGASLASAVKTTVFLKDMNQFAAMNEVYASFFPGAVPARSTIEVARLPRDVLVEIEAIAAASK from the coding sequence ATGACCCAGCCGCTTCCCCTGCAGACCGCCGACGCACCCGCCGCGGTGGGGCCCTATGCACAGGGTGTCCGCCTGAACGACCTGGTGTTCTGCTCGGGCCAATTACCCATCGATCCCGCGACCGGCGCGGTCCCCGATGGTGTCCAGGCCCAGACGCGGCAATCGCTGGCCAACGTCCAGGCCGTCCTGCAGGCCGGCGGCGCCTCCTTGGCCAGCGCCGTCAAGACGACCGTGTTCCTGAAGGACATGAACCAATTCGCCGCGATGAACGAGGTCTACGCATCGTTCTTTCCGGGCGCCGTGCCCGCGCGCTCCACGATCGAAGTCGCCCGCCTGCCGCGCGACGTGCTGGTCGAGATCGAGGCAATCGCCGCGGCGTCGAAATAA
- a CDS encoding MFS transporter: MSQIAAVPSLSKETSSSSELNRVVFASSIGTIIEWYDFLIYGTAAALVFNKLFFPAADPFLGTLAALGSAAVGFFARPFGGALFGYMGDRLGRKSMLLLTLAIMGLATFAIGLLPTYQSIGIWAPILLVTLRVIQGIGLGGEWGGAALMVLEHAPAHRRGLCGSLVQTGFPVGLILSTAAYSAISALPEQALLSWGWRIPFLASIVLVAIGAFIRHRVSESPVFLEMKARNEISRNPLAEAIGRNRKEFVVAIGLKLCEVSWVYLLTVFLVVYATTHLGLSRTSMLNAILVASIIEVAAIPLFGHLSDRIGRRPMFFMGTAFTIVFAFPLFWMMDTRDPTLVFCAVAMGLILGQGLMFGVEATYFPELFGASSRYTGASFGFQVSAAIGGGLTPVFATLLVEKFGGTTGVSVLLIGVALITLVAALFARETKGTSIGHG; this comes from the coding sequence GTGAGCCAAATCGCAGCGGTCCCATCCTTGTCCAAGGAAACATCCAGTTCATCCGAGCTCAACCGCGTCGTCTTCGCGAGCTCCATAGGCACCATCATCGAGTGGTACGACTTCCTGATCTACGGCACGGCGGCGGCGCTCGTGTTCAACAAACTCTTCTTCCCCGCCGCCGACCCCTTCCTGGGCACGCTGGCCGCGCTGGGCAGCGCCGCGGTGGGATTCTTCGCCCGCCCCTTCGGGGGCGCCTTGTTCGGCTACATGGGCGACCGGTTGGGCCGCAAGTCCATGCTGCTGCTTACCCTGGCGATCATGGGCCTGGCCACCTTCGCCATCGGCCTGCTGCCGACCTACCAGAGCATAGGCATATGGGCGCCCATCCTGCTGGTGACGCTACGCGTCATCCAGGGCATAGGCCTGGGCGGCGAATGGGGCGGTGCGGCGCTGATGGTGCTGGAACATGCGCCGGCGCATCGGCGCGGGCTGTGCGGCAGCCTGGTGCAGACCGGCTTCCCGGTCGGCCTGATCCTGTCCACCGCCGCCTATAGCGCGATTTCCGCGTTGCCCGAGCAGGCGCTGCTGTCCTGGGGATGGCGCATCCCTTTCCTGGCCAGCATCGTGCTGGTGGCCATCGGCGCCTTCATCCGGCACCGCGTCAGCGAATCCCCGGTATTCCTGGAAATGAAAGCGCGCAATGAGATCTCGCGCAACCCGCTAGCCGAGGCAATAGGCCGCAACCGCAAGGAGTTCGTGGTGGCCATCGGGCTCAAGCTGTGTGAGGTTTCCTGGGTTTACCTGCTGACCGTTTTCCTGGTGGTGTACGCGACGACCCACCTGGGCTTGTCCCGTACCTCCATGCTGAACGCCATCCTGGTGGCTTCCATCATCGAGGTCGCAGCCATCCCTCTCTTCGGCCATCTGTCCGACCGCATCGGCCGGCGGCCCATGTTCTTCATGGGCACCGCATTCACCATCGTGTTCGCCTTTCCGCTTTTCTGGATGATGGATACCCGGGATCCGACCCTGGTCTTCTGCGCGGTGGCCATGGGCCTGATACTGGGCCAGGGCCTGATGTTCGGCGTCGAAGCGACCTATTTCCCCGAACTGTTCGGCGCGAGTTCGCGCTATACCGGCGCCTCGTTCGGCTTCCAGGTGTCCGCGGCGATCGGCGGCGGGTTGACGCCGGTGTTCGCCACGCTGCTGGTCGAGAAGTTCGGCGGCACCACCGGGGTGTCCGTGCTGCTGATCGGTGTCGCCCTGATCACCTTGGTCGCCGCCCTGTTTGCCCGGGAGACGAAGGGCACGTCCATCGGCCACGGATAA
- a CDS encoding ABC transporter substrate-binding protein, whose product MIKLNRYAAKGVLLCLPVIGMATEALGVAQAQSAADTRPSLTVAVNELARTLDPAAGNGTVDVRAYYSIYDTLIRRDFDHPEANGGARLQPGLATSWAWTTPTTFDVKLRAGVVCHDGSPFNADDVLATFSAERLWGPDAYYAEGPAYFGTLKKVEKLDDMTVRFTTAEHDASLDQRLSSYMSFVICDEAWNKYRKDGVPAKVWMDEAAKALRFNPVGTGPYKFASYQKNDHITLQAFDKYYEGKPAAKTVTFKSVPEVAARIAGLVSGEYDIAAEIPPDQWQSLSAYKDLTLKTVAMENSHVVVFNTNDPLLSDKNLRHALSLAIDRKALIDALWKGRSYAPNGYQLPSFGNLYDKNRVGYQYDPEQAKKLLKQSRYKGQEISYRLIPNYYLYNVEAAQIMQEMWRAVGINVRIDFVDSFKDVRKPGIQMYAWSNTYRIPDPTGSLLILWGANSEVQKSSKVYTPTPEFNTLSQSLYTQADLAQRRATYQKVLDIFEDDMPMTMLYNPATGYAMKKTVRWEPYSQYYMDFRPDNLSFGPK is encoded by the coding sequence ATGATCAAACTGAACCGGTACGCCGCCAAGGGCGTGCTGCTATGCCTGCCGGTCATCGGCATGGCCACGGAAGCCTTGGGCGTCGCGCAGGCGCAATCCGCCGCCGACACGCGCCCCAGCCTGACCGTCGCCGTCAACGAACTGGCTCGCACGCTGGATCCCGCGGCGGGGAACGGCACGGTCGACGTGCGCGCCTATTACTCCATCTACGACACGCTGATCCGCCGCGACTTCGACCACCCCGAGGCCAACGGCGGCGCCCGGCTGCAGCCCGGCCTGGCGACGAGCTGGGCCTGGACCACGCCCACCACCTTCGACGTCAAGCTGCGCGCCGGCGTCGTTTGCCATGACGGCAGCCCCTTCAATGCCGACGACGTCCTGGCGACGTTTTCCGCCGAGCGCCTGTGGGGCCCGGATGCCTACTACGCCGAAGGCCCGGCCTACTTCGGCACCTTGAAGAAAGTCGAAAAGCTGGATGACATGACGGTGCGCTTCACCACCGCGGAACACGATGCTTCCCTGGACCAGCGGCTGTCCAGCTACATGTCCTTCGTGATCTGCGACGAAGCCTGGAACAAGTACCGCAAGGACGGCGTGCCCGCCAAGGTATGGATGGACGAAGCCGCCAAGGCGCTGCGCTTCAATCCCGTGGGGACCGGACCGTACAAGTTCGCCAGCTACCAGAAGAACGACCACATCACGCTGCAGGCCTTCGACAAGTACTACGAAGGCAAGCCGGCCGCCAAGACCGTCACCTTCAAGTCCGTGCCCGAAGTCGCCGCGCGCATCGCCGGCCTGGTTTCCGGCGAGTACGACATCGCCGCCGAGATCCCGCCAGACCAGTGGCAAAGCCTGTCCGCGTACAAGGACCTGACGCTGAAGACGGTCGCGATGGAGAACAGCCACGTCGTCGTCTTCAACACCAACGATCCGCTGCTGTCCGACAAGAACCTGCGTCACGCGCTGAGCCTGGCCATCGATCGCAAGGCCCTGATCGACGCGCTGTGGAAAGGCCGCAGCTATGCGCCCAACGGCTACCAGCTGCCCAGCTTCGGCAACCTGTACGACAAGAATCGCGTGGGCTACCAATACGATCCCGAGCAGGCGAAAAAGCTGCTGAAGCAAAGCCGCTACAAGGGCCAGGAGATCTCCTACCGCCTGATCCCCAACTACTACCTCTACAACGTCGAAGCCGCGCAGATCATGCAGGAGATGTGGCGGGCGGTGGGCATCAACGTGCGCATCGACTTCGTCGACAGCTTCAAGGACGTGCGCAAGCCCGGCATCCAGATGTACGCCTGGTCGAACACCTACCGCATTCCGGATCCCACCGGCTCGCTGCTGATCCTCTGGGGAGCCAATTCCGAAGTGCAGAAGTCGTCCAAGGTCTACACGCCGACGCCGGAATTCAACACGCTTTCGCAGTCGCTCTACACGCAGGCAGACCTGGCCCAGCGGCGTGCCACATACCAGAAGGTCCTGGACATCTTCGAGGACGATATGCCGATGACCATGCTGTACAACCCGGCGACCGGGTACGCCATGAAGAAGACGGTGCGGTGGGAACCGTACTCGCAGTACTACATGGACTTCCGTCCCGACAACCTCTCGTTCGGGCCGAAGTAA
- a CDS encoding PDR/VanB family oxidoreductase, with amino-acid sequence MSARIIMKLQVSEVSQDASGIKIIRFVHPTRPNLPEAPAGAHVDVHIPGGKIRQYSLCGDPRQTSHYTIAVKRSDTGRGGSRWLHEHAKPGLILPVSAPRSNFPLAPEARRHIFVAGGIGITPFVSLAWQARAQGQDFLLHYCARQQQSAPLLDTLQTLCGASALATWFSGDPGGSRFDAATLGDPSDGTHVYCCGPASLIAAVRAATAHWPEAQVHFEVFEAALDENFKPEPFDIRIASTGAMLRVAANESALDVLRRQGHALPSSCEMGVCGACVCAYTDGTVLHRDAFLSASQRQEKLALCVSRARVGVTLDL; translated from the coding sequence ATGTCCGCCCGCATCATCATGAAGCTGCAGGTATCCGAGGTCTCGCAGGACGCCTCGGGGATCAAGATCATCCGCTTCGTCCATCCCACACGCCCCAATTTGCCCGAGGCGCCAGCCGGTGCGCACGTGGACGTGCATATCCCGGGCGGCAAGATCCGCCAGTATTCCCTTTGCGGCGATCCGCGGCAGACCTCCCACTACACGATCGCCGTCAAGCGCAGCGACACCGGGCGCGGCGGATCGCGCTGGCTGCACGAGCACGCCAAGCCGGGGCTGATACTGCCCGTGAGCGCGCCGCGCAGCAATTTCCCGCTGGCGCCCGAGGCCAGGCGCCACATTTTCGTGGCCGGCGGCATCGGCATCACGCCTTTCGTCTCGCTGGCCTGGCAGGCACGCGCCCAGGGCCAGGATTTCCTGCTGCACTACTGCGCACGGCAGCAGCAGTCGGCACCGTTGCTCGACACGCTGCAAACCCTCTGCGGCGCCAGCGCCCTGGCCACCTGGTTCAGCGGCGACCCCGGCGGAAGCCGCTTCGATGCGGCCACGCTGGGCGATCCCTCCGATGGCACGCATGTCTATTGCTGCGGGCCCGCCAGCCTGATCGCCGCGGTGCGCGCGGCCACGGCGCATTGGCCTGAAGCCCAGGTGCACTTCGAGGTGTTCGAAGCGGCGCTGGACGAAAACTTCAAGCCGGAGCCCTTCGACATCCGCATTGCCTCGACGGGTGCAATGCTGCGGGTGGCGGCGAACGAGTCGGCCCTGGATGTCCTGCGGCGGCAGGGCCATGCCTTGCCCTCCTCCTGCGAGATGGGCGTCTGCGGCGCCTGCGTCTGCGCCTACACGGATGGCACGGTGCTGCATCGCGACGCATTCCTGAGCGCCTCCCAGCGGCAGGAAAAATTGGCCCTGTGCGTGTCGCGTGCGCGCGTCGGCGTCACGCTCGATCTTTGA